DNA from Roseimicrobium sp. ORNL1:
AGTGATTGGTCCCCGCGTGCATGGAATCGGCGCAGCCGCCAGCGTGGGCGTACCCGGCATTTTGATTGCTCACGATGGCCGCGCAGACACCGTGCAGGGATTCCAGGCCCATGTTCTGACGTCATCGAATGACCTCAGCCGTGTGAAAGAGGCCATCGATGAAATCACTGCGACAGCCGCTGGTCTCCTCGATCGCGCCTCCAAACTCCGTCGTCACAAAGCCGACTCCTGGGCGCACTATCGGGATTTCCTTGCGCCAAAGATTGCGCCCTACGTGGGCCGCCTCAGTGCTCCCAGCGCCATGCCATCACGCGTGGCTGCTTGATCACGTGCCAGACTCTGGCACGTTCCGTTTTCTCCGACCCTGAATGTCCGATCTGTCCACTACCCCGCCGTCCGTACAGGCATCCGCTGACGAAGAAGATTGGGATCTCGAAATCCGCCCGCGATCGGGCTGGTTTGAACTGCACCTGGAGGACCTGTGGCGCTACCGCGACCTGGTACGGATGTTTGTTCGCCGCGACTTTGTAGCGCAGTACAAGCAGACGATCCTGGGACCGCTGTGGTTCCTCATCCAGCCGCTGCTCACCACGCTGACCTTCACCGTCATCTTCAGCGGTGTGGCGCAGTTGTCGACGGACGGGCTGCCGCCGCTCCTCTTCTACCTCGCCGGCACCACGCCGTGGAACTACTTCTCCACCTGCGTGACGAAGACCTCCACCACCTTCACCGCCAATGCCAATATCTTTGGCAAGGTGTACTTCCCGCGGCTGGTCACACCACTCTCCATCGTCATCTCCACACTCATCCAGTTCGGCATCCAGTTCGCGCTGCTGCTGGGCATGCTGTTCTGGTATTTGGCCAAGGGCACTCCCCTGCACCCGAACTGGCTCGCCATCGTGGGCATGACCCCGCTGCTTATCTTGCTGATGGCCAGCCTCGGTCTCGGATTTGGCATCATCGTTTCATCGCTCACGACCAAGTATCGCGACCTTTCCTTCCTCGTCACGTTCGGCATCCAGCTCGCCATGTATGCCACGCCCGTGGTGTATCCGCTTTCGAGCGTGAGTGAGAAGTACCGCGCGTGGCTTGAGCTCAATCCCATGACCTCCATCGTGGAAGCCTTCCGCGCCGTGTATCTGGGTGCAGGTACCTTCTCGTGGCCGGCGCTTGGCTACAGCACCATCTTCACCGTCATTACCCTCGCTCTCGGCGTCCTGATCTTCAATCGCGTGGAGAAGACCTTCATGGACACGGTGTAGTGCCCTCCGCGTATCAGCGGACGGTGCAAATTTCATTCCTTTCGATCCCGACCCTCTGGTGAGCTCTCTCCCACCGGTCATCAAAAACATCCTGCGGCCAGCATGGCGTACCATGCGACGCTGCCTTTCAACGCTCAAGAAGCGTGAGCCGAAGCGTGTCGCCTGGATCGACGATCTGAAACGAATGGCCCAAGGCAGGAACCTAAACCTTCTCTTTGATGTGGGGGCCAACAATGGACTGACCACCAGTGTGTTTGTGGAGAATTTCCCCGGCGCCAGTGTGCGTGCCTTCGAACCCATTCCCGAGGTGGCGGACGCTGCGAGGAAACGACATGAGGGCAATCCACACGTCACGGTGGAATGCCTCGCGCTCGACCAATCCTCCGGCAAGCGTGTGTTCCACGTCAATTCCTTCAGCGAGACCTCGTCATTCCTGGATTCCAGCGCGGACCTGAAAGAGCGCACCTATCTAAATACCTGCCGGGAAATAGAAGTGACCGCGTCATCCATGGATGACTATTGCGCCAGCAAAAGCATCACCACGATCGACCTCCTCAAACTCGACGTGCAGGGATGTGAGCTCGCGGTGCTGAAGGGAAGCCCGAAGATGCTGCCTCACGTGGGCGCAGTGTTCGCGGA
Protein-coding regions in this window:
- a CDS encoding ABC transporter permease, coding for MSDLSTTPPSVQASADEEDWDLEIRPRSGWFELHLEDLWRYRDLVRMFVRRDFVAQYKQTILGPLWFLIQPLLTTLTFTVIFSGVAQLSTDGLPPLLFYLAGTTPWNYFSTCVTKTSTTFTANANIFGKVYFPRLVTPLSIVISTLIQFGIQFALLLGMLFWYLAKGTPLHPNWLAIVGMTPLLILLMASLGLGFGIIVSSLTTKYRDLSFLVTFGIQLAMYATPVVYPLSSVSEKYRAWLELNPMTSIVEAFRAVYLGAGTFSWPALGYSTIFTVITLALGVLIFNRVEKTFMDTV
- a CDS encoding FkbM family methyltransferase translates to MRRCLSTLKKREPKRVAWIDDLKRMAQGRNLNLLFDVGANNGLTTSVFVENFPGASVRAFEPIPEVADAARKRHEGNPHVTVECLALDQSSGKRVFHVNSFSETSSFLDSSADLKERTYLNTCREIEVTASSMDDYCASKSITTIDLLKLDVQGCELAVLKGSPKMLPHVGAVFAEVLFLKYYEGQCSFSEVDDLLRQHGFWLYRFYESAHADDGRLLQSNGLWLNNALFPHAGRPLDGWEKQLNSRVSGASQPAR